The Flavobacterium marginilacus genome window below encodes:
- a CDS encoding hybrid sensor histidine kinase/response regulator transcription factor: protein MHLRRTNKKHNYIYIIYFMCLANLNAQNLFFEKITGRDIKPVTQIHGIVKDSLGYIWIGSWNGAYRYDGRTFDFFYHNPNDKTSLPNNRIRNIVNDKTYGLWFFTFERKYVRFNYKLNSFKAVDADKVPRAIVEKVLINSNTLNKNRTIQGKKYSIDEHLFTVLDIQTGKKYQYTANINNPGQLLDDYITDFFIDEQNIIWLGTRGGDVYKANPNRNPFELHYSFTKGSDNTKLADVRAVTKCKSEVWLGTDEGILIYKNNKLDSSHPFYRSNSRIKNVRTLFKDSKDRIWIGGISGLECYDPKTNQCKAIINNVLAPKLETWSVFALKTSEPNYLWVGLFDGIAQVNLADLTIRFFDLAKDINGHSVMDILSVSSHELWLATEGSGIITVQIDNKGEIHSRLQLNTFQKNRMHISDNIVFALHKDKRGIIWTGTSEGLNRISIKEKSIRIEKVQLLSEIPNTYISSITDDNNGNLWIAHKQGISMVDIVSNRVSNYQKEDLFGSWTFSERAFYKDTADQKIYFGDRNGYVVFNPDKIKNIEDNNKLIFKNLYISNEKVIPMNPINGQDILTQNLSQTQQIKLDYENRNFTIELASLNYSKTNKEVLEYMLEGYEDKWIKTSGSKITYNKIPPGSYTFKAHIVSPNDTKSTVQTLGIQIGARWFETWLAKALFLFLLIGTVYWVFKEMLDRDRLKNEVRSALLNAQKEKELNLEKLEFFTNISHDLKTPLTLIADPIKQLENKQLPADEKALYFSIINRNLNYLTKLIQQILDFRKSEIGKLKLNISTQDFNAFITECYNTFKYIAEKRSIDFKLQIEESSLNVYLDFEKTDQILINILSNALKYTPDGGKVLFSAFADKEKNTLEIIVEDNGIGIEAQELEKIFEPFNNTGPSPFHGYSSGIGLSLTKSLVDFLGGSITIESGAGTGTKACIILPYAKSEELPVQHIPASYAEPSGNNPEQINTPADSNIPTLLIVEDNPDVQAYLHNELKNKYIIIQEYNGKKGLETAIQQIPDLVISDIMMPEMEGTQLCRELKTNESTCHIPIILLTAKGSNENQIEGYELGAEAYVTKPFSVEILKAQIKSVLENRTILLNRLSSITNLNQLKEESADLDKIFIEKVTDIISSHIEETDLNPEILAQKIKISQRQLYRKIKAVSGSTVHEFITKVRMEHAADLLKNSDLNISQIAYKVGFTEASNFSRTFSKHFGCSPSQYSKS from the coding sequence ATGCATTTAAGAAGAACTAATAAAAAACACAATTATATTTATATCATCTATTTTATGTGTTTAGCTAACTTAAATGCACAAAATCTTTTTTTTGAAAAAATTACAGGAAGAGATATAAAACCCGTTACACAAATACATGGAATTGTCAAAGATTCTCTTGGTTACATCTGGATAGGAAGCTGGAATGGCGCCTACCGTTATGACGGAAGAACATTCGACTTTTTCTATCATAATCCTAACGATAAAACATCCCTGCCCAATAACCGCATACGCAATATAGTCAACGATAAGACTTATGGGCTGTGGTTCTTTACCTTTGAAAGAAAATATGTCCGCTTTAATTATAAACTGAATTCTTTTAAGGCTGTTGACGCAGACAAAGTTCCTCGGGCAATTGTTGAAAAGGTACTGATTAACTCAAATACCTTAAACAAAAACAGAACCATTCAGGGAAAGAAATACTCTATAGACGAGCATCTTTTTACCGTTCTAGACATTCAAACAGGCAAAAAGTACCAATACACAGCCAATATCAATAATCCCGGACAGCTGTTAGATGACTACATCACCGATTTTTTTATTGATGAGCAGAATATAATCTGGCTTGGCACAAGAGGCGGTGATGTTTACAAAGCAAATCCTAACCGAAACCCATTTGAATTGCATTACAGCTTTACAAAAGGCAGTGACAATACAAAATTAGCCGATGTCAGAGCTGTAACAAAATGCAAGAGTGAAGTCTGGCTTGGCACTGATGAAGGCATTCTTATCTATAAAAACAATAAGCTCGATTCCAGCCATCCTTTCTATAGATCAAACAGCAGAATCAAAAATGTACGTACATTATTTAAGGACAGTAAAGACAGAATATGGATTGGCGGTATCAGCGGACTCGAATGTTATGATCCAAAAACGAATCAGTGTAAAGCAATAATAAATAATGTACTCGCTCCAAAACTGGAGACATGGTCCGTATTTGCCTTAAAAACATCGGAGCCCAACTATTTATGGGTCGGTTTGTTTGATGGTATTGCACAAGTAAATTTAGCAGACCTGACAATCCGTTTTTTTGATTTAGCCAAAGACATAAATGGCCACAGTGTTATGGATATACTGTCTGTCAGCAGTCATGAGCTTTGGCTGGCAACAGAAGGAAGCGGCATTATAACTGTCCAAATAGATAACAAAGGAGAAATACACAGCAGACTGCAGTTAAATACCTTTCAAAAAAACCGCATGCATATTTCGGACAATATTGTTTTCGCGCTTCACAAGGACAAACGAGGTATAATCTGGACCGGCACCAGTGAAGGTCTGAACAGGATTTCTATTAAAGAAAAATCTATACGTATAGAAAAAGTACAGCTTCTTTCAGAAATCCCAAATACCTACATATCTTCTATAACCGATGACAATAACGGAAATCTTTGGATAGCACACAAGCAGGGAATATCAATGGTCGATATTGTTTCTAATAGAGTATCCAATTACCAGAAAGAAGACCTATTTGGGTCATGGACATTCTCGGAAAGAGCTTTTTACAAAGACACTGCAGATCAAAAAATATATTTTGGAGACAGAAATGGCTATGTGGTTTTTAACCCAGATAAAATAAAGAATATTGAAGATAATAATAAACTTATCTTTAAAAATCTGTATATCTCTAATGAGAAAGTAATCCCTATGAATCCGATTAATGGACAGGATATTTTAACTCAGAACCTTTCGCAGACACAGCAAATAAAATTGGATTACGAAAACCGAAATTTTACAATTGAACTAGCTTCTTTAAATTACAGCAAAACAAACAAAGAAGTTCTCGAGTATATGCTCGAAGGATATGAAGACAAATGGATTAAAACCAGCGGCAGTAAAATCACCTACAATAAAATTCCTCCTGGAAGTTATACTTTCAAAGCACACATAGTCTCTCCTAATGATACCAAATCTACTGTTCAGACACTTGGGATACAAATAGGTGCCCGATGGTTTGAAACCTGGCTGGCAAAAGCACTCTTTCTTTTTCTGTTAATCGGTACTGTTTACTGGGTATTCAAAGAGATGCTTGATAGAGACCGCCTTAAAAACGAAGTCCGATCTGCCCTATTAAATGCGCAGAAAGAAAAAGAACTAAATTTAGAAAAATTAGAATTTTTCACCAATATTTCACATGATTTAAAAACACCTTTAACACTGATTGCTGATCCAATAAAACAGCTGGAAAACAAACAGCTCCCAGCAGATGAAAAAGCGCTTTATTTCTCAATAATAAATAGAAACCTAAATTACCTTACCAAGCTGATTCAGCAGATTTTGGATTTTAGAAAATCAGAAATAGGAAAACTAAAATTAAACATAAGCACTCAGGATTTTAATGCTTTCATAACAGAATGCTATAACACTTTTAAATACATAGCAGAAAAACGCAGCATTGACTTCAAACTTCAGATTGAAGAAAGTTCCCTAAATGTTTATTTGGATTTCGAAAAAACAGATCAAATACTAATTAATATATTGTCAAATGCATTAAAATATACTCCAGACGGAGGCAAAGTATTATTTTCAGCTTTTGCTGACAAAGAAAAAAATACTTTGGAAATCATAGTTGAAGACAACGGCATTGGCATCGAAGCGCAGGAATTAGAAAAAATATTTGAGCCCTTTAACAATACAGGTCCAAGCCCATTTCATGGTTATTCCTCAGGAATTGGCTTATCGCTGACAAAAAGCCTTGTTGATTTTTTAGGCGGAAGCATCACTATTGAAAGCGGAGCAGGTACTGGCACTAAAGCCTGCATTATACTGCCGTATGCCAAATCTGAAGAATTACCGGTACAGCACATTCCAGCGTCTTACGCAGAACCTTCAGGGAATAATCCAGAGCAGATAAATACACCGGCAGATTCAAATATTCCTACCTTACTCATTGTAGAAGACAATCCTGATGTCCAGGCTTACCTGCATAATGAATTAAAAAACAAATACATTATCATTCAGGAATACAATGGAAAAAAAGGTTTGGAAACAGCTATACAGCAAATACCAGACCTCGTCATTTCTGATATTATGATGCCCGAAATGGAAGGCACACAGCTCTGCAGAGAACTAAAAACAAATGAAAGCACCTGTCATATTCCAATAATTTTACTGACTGCAAAAGGATCTAATGAAAACCAGATCGAAGGATATGAATTAGGCGCTGAAGCATATGTGACGAAACCTTTCAGTGTTGAAATTTTAAAAGCCCAGATCAAAAGCGTCTTAGAAAACAGAACAATTCTTTTAAACCGATTATCCAGCATTACGAATCTAAATCAGCTGAAGGAAGAATCGGCAGACTTAGATAAAATTTTTATTGAAAAAGTTACAGACATCATTAGCTCTCATATCGAAGAAACAGATTTAAACCCTGAAATACTGGCGCAGAAAATTAAAATCAGCCAAAGACAGCTTTATCGAAAAATAAAAGCAGTCAGCGGATCTACAGTACATGAATTTATCACAAAAGTCCGAATGGAGCATGCTGCAGACTTACTCAAAAATTCTGACCTCAATATTTCTCAGATTGCCTACAAAGTAGGATTTACCGAAGCTTCTAATTTTTCACGGACTTTTTCAAAACATTTTGGATGCAGTCCTTCGCAATATAGTAAATCATAA